In a single window of the Streptomyces sp. HUAS ZL42 genome:
- a CDS encoding nitrate- and nitrite sensing domain-containing protein produces MRRSKKSPEPAARGNFTPPPRGAAPAPVPGSEPTAAPAPSGGRFSPRNWRVPTRLNAILLIPVLVGLVMGGFQVKSSIDTWQEAEDAENTAVLVRAALTYSNALLVERDTTAAPLLQGKGEDDETVVAARKATDEAADAFDKAAQNMPDLPNLERRLARFREVEPDLQKLRAAAYTDKLPGVKTEEGYVGVEHKLLEFSNELGLGTGNITSYGRTVYAVSLGKGALSLERSIGMHLLIKPGTSESSLATQRVALSSYAYLEGIAIQEYQSGGTAQDIAKLNAAQTKIQSDGAEMVKQAKAKNPDYVAPPSDPTDMVRAISTLQTTDAGERAKLAEKGITAENWWAMTTLKFDAYRNIESDLANTAVNEASSIADAAKRDAFITGAAVVVALLLAFILAGAVARQMSRAMRQLRNAAFGIAEQRLPMLVDQLSRTDPGRVDTRVAPIPINTKDEIGEVARAFDQVHREAVRLASEQALLRGNINAIFTNLSRRNQSLIEGQLTLITDLENNEADPDQLENLFRLDHLATRMRRNGENLLVLAGEEPGRRWDQPVPLVDVLRAASSEVEQYERIELSGVPEAEIHGRAVTDLVHLLAELLENATTFSSPQTKVRVTATRLPDGRIMIEIHDKGIGLTAEDFADINHKLANPPTVDAAISQRMGLFVVGRLSDRHGIRVQLRPSGEQAGTTSLVMLPDAITHGGGGEPAMAGDEFTVSQIIPEQQYQGEDFNQPMRTAAELGFDDSRYADVPDDIRELDPVGRSLLREERRAQLEAQTHNPQLPAQAPETPAYTGEFEAQPAYDNGQGGYPEQPAAYDRQTAYEEPRQPSYEDPYFAPNGAAPQSDTFSPNGGESFSSNGGYPEPSYAEPAQEEPAPVQASAQESYAAYDEQRYQDDWPQQNGYQNGYPDQYAPQAESTQDPDAIEQDRVGFDRPGPAPSAVHELTDAGLPRRGSIASGSNGARPVHQEAPASSKTAESNGDGGFWRSANDERWQQASQLRKPKAGGVTSSGLPRRVPKANLVEGAAESTPQGGPQVSRAPEDVRGRLSNLRRGVQRGRNAGSETNGQGFGPDSTYNQER; encoded by the coding sequence GTGAGGCGAAGCAAGAAAAGTCCCGAGCCGGCGGCCCGGGGCAACTTCACCCCGCCGCCGCGCGGAGCGGCGCCCGCCCCCGTGCCCGGCTCGGAGCCGACGGCCGCACCCGCTCCGAGCGGCGGCCGTTTCTCCCCGCGCAACTGGCGCGTGCCGACCCGGCTGAACGCGATCCTGCTCATACCCGTGCTCGTCGGCCTCGTCATGGGCGGCTTCCAGGTGAAGAGCTCGATCGACACCTGGCAGGAAGCCGAGGACGCGGAGAACACCGCCGTCCTGGTGCGCGCCGCCCTCACCTACAGCAACGCGCTGCTGGTCGAGCGTGACACGACCGCCGCGCCGCTGCTCCAGGGCAAGGGCGAGGACGACGAGACCGTCGTCGCGGCGCGCAAGGCGACCGACGAGGCCGCCGACGCCTTCGACAAGGCCGCCCAGAACATGCCGGACCTGCCCAACCTGGAGCGCCGCCTCGCCCGCTTCCGCGAGGTGGAGCCGGACCTGCAGAAGCTCCGCGCGGCCGCCTACACCGACAAGCTCCCCGGCGTGAAGACCGAAGAGGGTTACGTCGGGGTCGAGCACAAGCTCCTCGAGTTCTCCAACGAGCTCGGCCTGGGTACCGGAAACATCACCAGCTACGGCCGCACCGTCTACGCCGTCTCGCTCGGCAAGGGCGCGCTCTCCCTGGAGCGCTCCATCGGCATGCACCTGCTGATCAAGCCGGGCACCAGCGAGTCCAGTCTGGCCACACAGCGCGTCGCCCTGTCCTCGTACGCCTACCTAGAGGGCATCGCCATCCAGGAGTACCAGAGCGGCGGCACCGCGCAGGACATCGCCAAGCTGAACGCGGCCCAGACGAAGATCCAGTCCGACGGCGCCGAGATGGTCAAGCAGGCCAAGGCCAAGAACCCGGACTACGTGGCGCCGCCGTCCGACCCGACCGACATGGTCAGGGCCATCTCGACCCTGCAGACCACGGACGCCGGTGAGCGCGCCAAGCTCGCGGAGAAGGGCATCACCGCCGAGAACTGGTGGGCGATGACCACCCTGAAGTTCGACGCGTACCGCAACATCGAGTCGGACCTGGCCAACACCGCGGTGAACGAGGCGTCGAGCATCGCCGACGCCGCCAAGCGCGACGCCTTCATCACCGGTGCCGCCGTCGTGGTCGCCCTGCTCCTCGCGTTCATTCTGGCCGGTGCCGTGGCCCGCCAGATGTCCCGCGCGATGCGCCAGCTGCGCAACGCCGCCTTCGGCATCGCCGAGCAGCGCCTGCCGATGCTGGTCGACCAGCTCTCGCGCACCGACCCCGGACGGGTCGACACCCGCGTCGCCCCGATCCCGATCAACACCAAGGACGAGATCGGCGAGGTCGCCCGCGCCTTCGACCAGGTCCACCGCGAGGCGGTCCGGCTCGCCTCCGAGCAGGCCCTGCTGCGGGGCAACATCAACGCGATCTTCACCAACCTCTCGCGTCGCAACCAGTCGCTGATCGAGGGCCAGCTGACACTGATCACCGACCTGGAGAACAACGAGGCCGACCCGGACCAGCTGGAGAACCTCTTCCGCCTGGACCACCTCGCGACCCGTATGCGCCGCAACGGCGAGAACCTCCTGGTCCTCGCGGGCGAGGAGCCCGGCCGCCGCTGGGACCAGCCGGTCCCGCTGGTCGACGTGCTGCGCGCGGCCTCCTCCGAGGTGGAGCAGTACGAGCGCATCGAGCTCTCCGGCGTCCCCGAGGCCGAGATCCACGGCCGCGCCGTGACCGACCTCGTGCACCTGCTGGCCGAGCTCCTGGAGAACGCCACCACGTTCTCCTCGCCGCAGACCAAGGTCCGCGTCACCGCGACCCGTCTCCCCGACGGCCGCATCATGATCGAGATCCACGACAAGGGCATCGGTCTGACGGCCGAGGACTTCGCGGACATCAACCACAAGCTGGCCAACCCGCCGACCGTGGACGCCGCGATCTCCCAGCGCATGGGCCTGTTCGTGGTCGGCCGGCTGTCCGACCGGCACGGCATCCGCGTCCAGCTGCGCCCCTCGGGCGAGCAGGCCGGCACCACCTCGCTGGTCATGCTGCCGGACGCGATCACGCACGGCGGTGGCGGCGAACCGGCCATGGCCGGCGACGAGTTCACCGTCTCGCAGATCATCCCCGAGCAGCAGTACCAGGGCGAGGACTTCAACCAGCCCATGCGTACGGCCGCGGAGCTCGGCTTCGACGACAGCCGCTACGCCGACGTCCCGGACGACATCAGGGAGCTCGACCCCGTGGGCCGCTCACTGCTGCGCGAGGAGCGCCGCGCCCAGCTCGAGGCCCAGACGCACAACCCGCAGCTTCCTGCGCAGGCCCCCGAAACACCGGCCTACACCGGCGAGTTCGAGGCGCAGCCCGCCTACGACAACGGCCAGGGCGGCTATCCGGAACAGCCCGCCGCGTACGACCGGCAGACGGCGTACGAGGAGCCGCGGCAGCCGTCGTACGAGGACCCGTACTTCGCGCCGAACGGCGCCGCGCCCCAGAGCGACACCTTCTCCCCGAACGGTGGCGAGTCCTTCTCGTCGAACGGCGGCTACCCGGAACCGTCGTATGCGGAGCCGGCTCAGGAGGAGCCCGCGCCCGTGCAGGCCTCCGCCCAGGAGAGCTACGCGGCGTACGACGAGCAGCGCTACCAGGACGACTGGCCGCAGCAGAACGGCTACCAGAACGGCTACCCGGACCAGTACGCTCCGCAAGCGGAATCCACGCAGGACCCTGACGCAATCGAGCAGGACCGCGTAGGCTTCGACCGTCCGGGACCGGCCCCCTCCGCCGTCCACGAGCTGACCGACGCCGGGCTTCCCCGCCGCGGATCCATCGCGAGCGGTTCGAACGGCGCACGGCCCGTGCACCAGGAAGCGCCGGCCTCCTCCAAGACCGCGGAGAGCAACGGCGACGGCGGCTTCTGGCGCTCGGCGAACGACGAGCGCTGGCAGCAGGCGTCGCAGCTCCGCAAGCCCAAGGCGGGTGGGGTCACCTCCTCCGGCCTGCCGCGGCGGGTTCCCAAGGCCAACCTGGTCGAGGGCGCCGCCGAGAGCACCCCTCAGGGAGGCCCACAGGTCTCCCGCGCCCCGGAGGACGTCCGAGGCAGGCTGAGCAACCTGCGTCGCGGGGTCCAACGCGGCCGCAACGCAGGCAGTGAAACGAACGGCCAGGGCTTCGGCCCTGACAGCACCTACAACCAGGAGCGTTAG
- a CDS encoding ATP/GTP-binding protein gives MDFASSEPGRATTSAKIVVAGGFGVGKTTFVGAVSEINPLRTEAVMTSASAGIDDLTHTGDKTTTTVAMDFGRITLDQDLILYLFGTPGQDRFWFMWDDLVRGAIGAVVLVDTRRLADCFPAVDYFENSGLPFVVALNGFDGQQPYQPEEVREALQIGPDTPIITTDARHRADAKSALITLVEHALMARLR, from the coding sequence GTGGACTTCGCAAGCTCTGAACCGGGCCGGGCCACCACTTCCGCGAAGATCGTGGTGGCTGGCGGCTTCGGCGTGGGCAAGACCACGTTCGTCGGCGCCGTCTCGGAGATCAACCCGCTGCGCACGGAGGCCGTCATGACGTCCGCCAGCGCGGGCATCGACGATCTCACCCACACCGGGGACAAGACCACCACCACGGTGGCCATGGACTTCGGCCGTATCACCCTGGACCAGGACCTGATCCTGTACCTGTTCGGTACGCCGGGCCAGGACCGCTTCTGGTTCATGTGGGACGACCTGGTGCGCGGCGCCATCGGCGCGGTGGTCCTGGTGGACACCCGCCGTCTCGCCGACTGCTTCCCCGCGGTCGACTATTTCGAGAACAGCGGTCTGCCGTTCGTCGTGGCCCTCAACGGCTTCGACGGACAGCAGCCCTACCAGCCCGAGGAGGTCCGCGAGGCCCTTCAGATCGGGCCGGACACCCCGATCATCACGACGGACGCCCGGCACCGCGCGGATGCCAAGAGCGCGCTGATCACGCTGGTGGAGCACGCGCTCATGGCACGGCTGCGGTAG
- a CDS encoding roadblock/LC7 domain-containing protein, which produces MSQAAQNLNWLITNFVDNTPGVSHTVVVSADGLLLAMSEGFPRDRADQLAAVASGLTSLTAGASRIFEGGAVNQTVVEMERGFLFIMSVSDGSSLAVLAHPEADIGLIGYEMALLVDRAGSVLTPDLRAELQGSLLN; this is translated from the coding sequence ATGAGCCAGGCGGCACAGAACCTGAACTGGTTGATCACCAACTTCGTGGACAACACCCCGGGGGTGTCCCACACGGTGGTGGTCTCCGCCGACGGACTCCTTCTGGCGATGTCCGAAGGCTTCCCCCGCGACCGCGCCGACCAGCTCGCGGCCGTCGCCTCCGGTCTGACGTCACTGACGGCAGGCGCCTCCCGGATCTTCGAAGGGGGCGCTGTGAACCAGACGGTTGTGGAGATGGAGCGGGGATTCCTGTTCATCATGTCCGTATCCGACGGTTCGTCACTCGCTGTTCTCGCACACCCCGAGGCGGACATCGGCCTCATCGGGTACGAGATGGCCCTTCTGGTGGACCGAGCCGGTTCGGTCCTGACGCCCGATCTTCGCGCGGAGCTCCAAGGGAGCCTTCTCAACTAA
- a CDS encoding DUF742 domain-containing protein — translation MTPPTASHDPYAEPYGDEGDQPLVRPYAMTGGRTRPRYQLAIEALISTTADPAALMGLLPEHQRICHLCREVKSVAEVSALLAMPLGVARILVADLAEAGLVAIHQPGGDENNGGAPDVTLLERVLSGLRKL, via the coding sequence ATGACCCCGCCCACCGCCTCTCATGATCCGTACGCGGAGCCGTACGGGGACGAGGGCGACCAGCCGCTGGTACGTCCGTACGCGATGACCGGCGGGCGGACCCGGCCGCGCTACCAGCTCGCCATCGAGGCCCTGATCAGCACCACGGCAGACCCGGCAGCCCTCATGGGGCTGCTTCCGGAGCACCAGCGGATCTGCCACCTGTGCCGCGAGGTGAAGTCGGTCGCCGAGGTGTCCGCGCTCCTGGCCATGCCGCTCGGTGTGGCCCGGATCCTCGTCGCCGACCTCGCCGAGGCCGGCCTGGTCGCCATCCACCAGCCGGGCGGCGACGAGAACAACGGCGGCGCTCCGGATGTGACGCTGCTCGAAAGGGTGCTCAGTGGACTTCGCAAGCTCTGA
- a CDS encoding DUF742 domain-containing protein has protein sequence MATPPGGSSGNWSYGPGQGQGDGAQHANRYNFPSAPSHRQQPYAPQGPQGPGPSPYDQPPAPRIQPVQPQRRSPEPSPAGGSHNPLVRPYAMTGGRTRPRYQLAIEALVHTTAQPHQMQGQLPEHQRICNLCREIKSVAEISALLTIPLGVARILVADLAEAGLVAIHQPGGDENAGGQPDVTLLERVLSGLRKL, from the coding sequence GTGGCAACACCCCCAGGCGGTTCGTCTGGCAACTGGTCGTACGGCCCCGGCCAGGGCCAGGGCGACGGTGCGCAGCACGCGAACCGTTACAACTTCCCCTCCGCCCCGAGCCACCGGCAGCAGCCGTACGCGCCCCAGGGTCCGCAGGGCCCCGGGCCGTCGCCGTACGACCAGCCGCCCGCTCCGCGCATCCAGCCCGTGCAGCCGCAGCGCCGCAGCCCCGAGCCGTCGCCCGCCGGGGGGTCGCACAACCCCCTGGTGCGTCCGTACGCCATGACCGGCGGCCGGACCCGCCCGCGCTACCAGCTCGCCATCGAGGCGCTGGTGCACACCACCGCGCAGCCGCACCAGATGCAGGGCCAGCTGCCCGAGCATCAGCGGATCTGCAACCTCTGCCGTGAGATCAAGTCGGTAGCCGAAATCTCCGCGCTTCTGACGATCCCCCTCGGCGTGGCCAGGATCCTCGTCGCCGACTTGGCGGAGGCGGGACTGGTCGCCATCCATCAGCCCGGCGGCGACGAGAACGCCGGCGGCCAGCCAGACGTGACACTGCTCGAAAGGGTGCTCAGTGGACTTCGCAAGCTCTAG
- a CDS encoding roadblock/LC7 domain-containing protein, which yields MSQAAQNLNWLITNFVDNTPGVSHTVVVSADGLLLAMSEGFPRDRADQLAAVASGLTSLTAGASRIFEGGNVAQTVVEMERGFLFLMSVSDGSSLAVLAHPECDIGLVGYEMALLVDRAGAVLTPDLRAELQGSLLH from the coding sequence ATGAGCCAGGCGGCACAGAACCTCAACTGGTTGATCACCAACTTCGTGGACAACACGCCCGGTGTCTCCCACACCGTCGTCGTGTCCGCCGACGGTCTCCTTCTGGCGATGTCCGAAGGCTTCCCCCGCGACCGTGCGGACCAGCTCGCGGCCGTCGCGTCCGGGCTCACCTCGCTGACCGCCGGGGCCTCCCGGATCTTCGAGGGCGGCAACGTGGCGCAGACGGTCGTCGAGATGGAGCGCGGGTTCCTCTTCCTGATGTCCGTCTCGGACGGCTCGTCCCTGGCCGTCCTCGCGCACCCGGAGTGCGACATCGGCCTCGTCGGCTACGAGATGGCGCTGCTGGTCGACCGCGCGGGCGCCGTGCTCACGCCGGACCTGCGCGCCGAGCTCCAAGGCAGTCTGCTTCACTAA
- a CDS encoding ATP/GTP-binding protein — protein sequence MDFASSSGGPSRSTTSAKIVVAGGFGVGKTTFVGAVSEINPLRTEAVMTSASAGIDDLTHTGDKTTTTVAMDFGRITLDQDLILYLFGTPGQDRFWFMWDDLVRGAIGAIVLVDTRRLADCFPAVDYFENSGLPFVIALNGFDGNQPYNPDEVREALQIGPDTPIITTDARHRADAKSALITLVEHALMARLR from the coding sequence GTGGACTTCGCAAGCTCTAGCGGCGGTCCTTCCCGCTCCACCACCTCCGCGAAGATCGTGGTGGCGGGCGGCTTCGGCGTGGGCAAGACCACGTTCGTCGGCGCCGTCTCGGAGATCAACCCGCTGCGCACAGAGGCCGTCATGACGTCCGCTTCGGCAGGCATCGACGACCTCACCCACACCGGAGACAAGACCACCACCACGGTGGCCATGGACTTCGGCCGTATCACCCTGGACCAGGACCTGATCCTGTACCTGTTCGGTACGCCCGGCCAGGACCGCTTCTGGTTCATGTGGGACGACCTGGTGCGCGGCGCCATCGGCGCCATCGTCCTGGTCGACACCCGCCGTCTCGCCGACTGCTTCCCCGCGGTCGACTACTTCGAGAACAGCGGCCTCCCCTTCGTCATCGCGCTCAACGGCTTCGACGGCAACCAGCCGTACAACCCGGACGAGGTGCGCGAGGCCCTGCAGATCGGCCCGGACACCCCCATCATCACGACGGACGCCCGCCACCGCGCGGACGCGAAGTCGGCGCTCATCACGCTCGTGGAACACGCACTGATGGCGCGGCTGCGGTAG